The following proteins are co-located in the Sporosarcina pasteurii genome:
- the udk gene encoding uridine kinase, whose amino-acid sequence MKVDKPLVIGIAGGSGSGKTSVTNAIYDVFKDNSVAVIGQDFYYKDQSHLRFEERLETNYDHPLAFDTDLLVEHIQMLLNRQPIEKPTYDYTQHTRSNETVMIEPKDVIIVEGILVLEDVALRNLMDIKLFVDTDADLRIIRRILRDIHERGRSIDSVVEQYLSVVRPMHNQFIEPTKKYADIIVPEGGKNKVAIDLMVTKIKTILDKGTELYYDDDIKS is encoded by the coding sequence ATGAAAGTAGATAAACCACTCGTCATTGGAATTGCTGGAGGTTCGGGATCGGGAAAAACGAGCGTTACGAATGCAATTTACGATGTGTTTAAAGATAACTCGGTTGCTGTGATTGGCCAAGATTTTTATTATAAAGACCAGTCGCATCTTCGCTTTGAGGAACGGTTAGAAACGAATTATGACCATCCGCTTGCATTCGATACGGACTTATTAGTAGAGCATATTCAAATGTTGCTTAACCGACAACCGATCGAAAAGCCGACATATGATTATACACAACATACACGTTCTAATGAAACGGTTATGATAGAACCGAAAGATGTGATAATCGTTGAAGGAATTCTTGTATTAGAAGACGTTGCACTTCGAAACTTAATGGATATCAAATTGTTCGTCGATACAGATGCAGATTTGCGGATTATTAGAAGGATACTACGCGACATTCATGAAAGAGGTCGTTCTATCGATTCCGTTGTAGAACAATACCTGTCCGTTGTTCGACCAATGCACAACCAATTTATCGAACCAACGAAGAAATATGCGGATATTATTGTCCCAGAAGGCGGGAAAAATAAAGTAGCAATTGACCTGATGGTGACAAAAATAAAAACAATTCTTGATAAAGGAACAGAATTATACTATGATGATGACATAAAATCATAG
- a CDS encoding YrrS family protein, producing the protein MNNPENNFSRLHRKKKRKDKILNVLIAVVVVAIVITASIIFLGGAKEQSEKEDIINNEEIVEQNTDDEVLEEEETSLNDEEVENVETIDEDAASDEVEDVEIDEVEDVEITVNPNDPIVSQSIVNPAWEPIGTEQSGEHVSVYKRNSVDWKEKEQALIYATGISAENMIIWKLKNGGSPQKSIGIISTKDKTEKYRVFLEWVDNEGWKPVKMDVLTTLDFNY; encoded by the coding sequence ATGAACAATCCTGAAAATAACTTCTCCAGATTGCATAGAAAGAAAAAACGAAAAGATAAAATATTGAATGTGCTAATTGCAGTGGTCGTAGTTGCAATTGTCATAACGGCATCTATTATTTTTCTTGGCGGCGCGAAAGAACAATCTGAGAAAGAAGATATAATAAACAATGAGGAAATCGTAGAGCAAAATACAGATGACGAGGTTTTGGAAGAAGAGGAAACTTCGCTAAATGACGAAGAAGTAGAAAATGTAGAAACAATCGATGAAGATGCTGCATCAGATGAAGTTGAAGATGTAGAAATAGACGAAGTTGAAGATGTAGAAATCACAGTTAACCCAAATGATCCAATCGTCTCCCAATCAATCGTGAACCCGGCTTGGGAGCCAATCGGAACAGAACAGTCCGGTGAGCACGTTTCTGTATACAAACGAAATTCAGTGGACTGGAAAGAAAAAGAGCAGGCACTTATTTATGCTACGGGAATCTCTGCAGAAAATATGATCATTTGGAAGCTTAAAAATGGCGGAAGTCCTCAAAAGTCAATTGGAATTATTTCTACTAAAGACAAAACTGAAAAATATCGAGTTTTCTTAGAATGGGTGGACAATGAAGGTTGGAAACCTGTGAAAATGGATGTACTCACAACTTTAGACTTTAATTATTAA
- the greA gene encoding transcription elongation factor GreA — translation MITEKKFPMTAAGKAKLEEELEHLITVKRKEVVERIKIARDFGDLSENSEYDSAKEEQAFIEGRISSIEGMIRNALIIDESEFNTDEVQLGNTVTFKELPDGDEETYTIVGSAEANPIEGLISNDSPIAKGLIGCKKGDEVKINTPGGEMSVTILEIK, via the coding sequence ATGATTACGGAAAAGAAGTTTCCGATGACTGCTGCGGGAAAAGCAAAGCTAGAAGAAGAGTTAGAACACTTAATAACGGTTAAACGTAAAGAAGTTGTAGAACGTATTAAAATTGCAAGAGACTTTGGTGACCTCTCGGAAAACTCAGAGTATGACTCTGCGAAAGAAGAGCAAGCATTTATCGAAGGAAGAATTTCTTCAATTGAAGGAATGATTCGTAACGCATTGATTATTGACGAGTCTGAATTTAATACAGACGAAGTACAACTTGGAAATACAGTAACGTTTAAGGAATTACCAGACGGTGATGAAGAAACGTATACCATTGTTGGTTCAGCTGAAGCGAATCCAATTGAAGGATTAATATCCAATGATTCACCAATTGCAAAAGGTTTAATTGGCTGCAAAAAAGGCGATGAAGTGAAAATTAATACGCCTGGTGGAGAAATGTCGGTTACAATCTTAGAAATAAAATAA